The sequence below is a genomic window from Scophthalmus maximus strain ysfricsl-2021 chromosome 19, ASM2237912v1, whole genome shotgun sequence.
TGATGCAGTattaaaaacagcacaaatgttGATGTGATGTAGTTGGCTCGCATATTTGTGCAGAAACAGGCTAAATGTAATTGTTATGCACATGGATGCGAAGAGCTGTTAATTCCGCTATAGTGTTCGTTAGATTGCGTTGTTTTCCACCGCCGTTGGTCTCTAGACATCCGGTGTTACACAACCGAAACGAACTATATAGTTTCTATTTGGATCACTGCCTACAGTCCAACTGAAGTAGCCCATTATTTACCAAACAAACGTGGGGATCTTTTCTCAGTCGTGGATTTTCCACAGAGCTTTTCCATGTGTCTTTCCTGGCTGATGGGCCCTTGGATGGAGTATCCGTATGTTCACTGAATCGTTTTTAATGTcgatacatatatttttttttctccgcgtCAAACCGCAGAATATTTTCGTCGTGATTTTCATTCCAAGAGGAGAGGCTAAGTCTCCCACTTGCACGTTGAAGAGAAATTCAtagaaaatactaaaataatatCTCTACTTGGATGACCGATGTTATCCTAAAAGCTGATGTTGGAGGGACGAggtggtgcagtgtgtgtgtgtgtgtgtgggggggggggtcaatgaCGTGCCATCACCCCTTCCCCTGAGACCAGTTTATATTAAACTGTAGTAGATTTGATTCAAGttattataattttcttttggttGAGGGCTTATCCCCAATGAAGTGTCTTCGCACCATGAGCCGTCCTTTCAACGGAGAACGGTCCATTAGTAGAGAACAACAACAGGGAGCTGACCAGGGTCCTGAACACCGTGATGACCATCGAGTCTGTGGTTTCATATTCACCTTGTGCTAAATCTCTTATATTgagccctttaaaaaaaaaattgcttacCATTGTACCTATTGTGGCAGTTCACTGTGACCTCAGTTTTAGTTGCGGTTGTCGTGTTTAGGTCTATTTCGTTTGAACGGGGGCAAAGCGACATACACGTCCGCGTGCTTTCCCCGTGTCGCCCCCGCGTTTACACCTTtcttctgtcatgtttttccttttctgtcgtGAGAACGCGTTCGTCAGCGTGCCCGTGTAGTTTCGCCCACTCGCGGCAAATTCCAATTCGTGCGTTTTTCTGATAACAACGACATTGCTGCGCGTAAAAACGTCTCGACGCAAGAGAGAACAGCGAACCGATCCACGGGCCCCATACTCGATCTCAGGATCAGCACCGTGGGGCAGCAGTCGTGACACACCCGCATAGAGCAATACAAATGACCCACCAGAGTCTATTCCAAACAGGGAAGCAGAAATCCAAAAAGGATCATACCGGATCTTGTCTGGGGGCCTTCGTCACATGCTGATCATTCGATTTCAGAACCGTAATGTTGTATGGTGTGTCCCGGAGCCAAATGAAATCACACTACACAGAATACCCTGAAGTGAAGCGGGTCCATTAtcataaacattttcatatggCTCAGTTTTTCATTTCCCAAACTTTACTCTTATTgtgcagtacaaaaaaaaatcccttttacaATACTATTGTATGGTGAACTTCACAATCGGAATCTGTTGTTCAGGCTATTGAGGCAATTTGAAAAGGGAATTAGTGTTTTACCCGTAAAACgaatgttcatattttaaatgccatctaaacttaaaaaaaagagaaacatttcaaagaaagaaaagtaagatGGGAAAGTAGGACATTGAATACATGGAAATTCATATTCTAATTGCAAGTTCAAGCATTAGAGGCAGCTgttacaaaaatacatttcttataATTTCATTCCTGTTAAAAGCATTATCGATATGTACAGGCGTGTTTCCTGTGGGGAAAAAACGATACATCCTTtccaaataaaatagaataagtGGACTTTGCCCCTTAATAGATTGCCACCCGAAACATGTGGCAGTGGTACATACAGAAATATATCTTCCACTAAATCCTCTCAAATATTTCCCCTCGATTATTTTCACCTTGAAGATTCGCCTTAAATAACATAcctcagttcacacacacatgcacacacacacacacacacacacacacacacacatcaaagtcCACCTTCCCGATCTGTGAAGTGcagtccttaaaaaaaaaatccagaacaATTCAATCGTGATGTCTGTGAACTCACGTTGATTTATAAATTGATACCAGCCCCCCGATAAGGCTTCTAGTCCATCTCCTCATGCAtacctgatgatgatgatgatgatgatgatgatgatgatgcagagtCAGCTTCGttataatttgtttgtcacccCATCGAAGGTGAAACCAACTCTGAAAAGAGACAAAGGGCAAAGAGAGAGTTGCAGCGAGTGTCTCGCATCATatttctcattcacacacagaatTGAACAATAATCAAATGTCCCACGCCCAACCGGTGACATTTTAAGTCGCGTGATGACTGTTGAGACCAACCTTGCCCTCCGCCCGGGGCAGATCCTCCGCCACACGGTTGCCCACACGGCCCCGCGCAGCGCCGGGCTGCCCCATATGTACAGAGCCGGGGTGACCAGTGCGTTCAGGCGCGCCATGATGGCGAACAGGTTAGTGGCCTCGTTCCTAAACCTCAGCCCTGTCCGAGTCAACTGCCTGACAATGATGTTCACAAAGGACGGACACCAGAGGGCCAAGAAGCATATGACCACGAACACGATAATGCGCAGCGACTCCTTCTTGTTCTCTCTGTCGGCGCTGGGCGCCTCTCTCACCAGGTGATTCCTGGCGATGATGTACAATTTGATCGTCATCAGCAGTTTCGTAACGACTATGATCTGCAGCGTCATCACACCGAATGCGTTTATCTGAGCCGCCTTCGAAATCGGCACCATGTTCTGCACCGTGAGGATGCAGTAGGTGTAGGTCCAGCAGAACGCGCAAATGCCGATGACAACACACCTCGTTATGTAGCGATTGTAAAAGAACGGGTGGCACACGGCGAAGTAGCGGTCGATCTGCGCGAAGAGGAAGGTCAACACATTGACCCCCAGGAATGAGGGCAGAATGTAAAATGTCCCATTCCTGGAGGGGTAGCCCTCTTGCACGTCGAAGAGGCCGAGGTAGTAGACCGAGAAGCCGGTCAGCGTGTCACTGATGCTCGTGTTCAGCATGAAGATGAAACGGTTCTGGCCTCGCAGAGAGCGCGTGGCGGAGATGCCGATGGCCACCGAGCCGGCGACGAGCACGGCGCTCGTGGCGAACAGAATGTGGAAGGTGAAGATGAGGAAGTCACCCGGGGTGTTGAAATCCACCGACAGGAGCACGGTGGCGTTGAGGTGCATCCTGACGCTCCACGGGAAGACTGGAGTTCAGCGTATTTATTGGCCTTGTGGAAGGTGCTTGTCAGAGTTTGACTGACAAGCGCACTGTTCTTAAACAACACTCCTCACAATCTCTGGGGGGCAGAAACTTTAGCATAAACAAATGATCAGTTCGAGAACAGGCCCCCAAATGAATCATGATGAGTCCCAGGGGGAGTTTGGTCATGAAGAAAACACGAGGATCGTGGCTTGTTGTGGCCCGCTCCGCCCGAGGTCTCCACGGATGACACAGGAATACTCCTTAccagtttttgtcatttttgttcaaTACTTCCATTTTTCCCACATCTGCCTCACATTTAGACCAACACGCTAAATTTTCTAGATTTAACTTAACATTACCATAAACGACCCTTAAATGATAGAGCGGTGCAGATAGTGACTAAGGATGGAACTAAACATTGTATGTTCTTCAACAAAACCCGTGCTTTATTCCAACCGGTTATCCCTTCGTCCCCTGGGAATGACGTTTAGGTGTAACTGGATTACATAATCTAATACGTTTTacatatgaaatacattttctgtttattttatgtgtTCGCGTGGCCTATACATTTAGTGCTACTGATTACCGGCCACGGAGTCCAAAAGTGGATGGCGCGCGTAAAAAGCGCATAGACGTCCACAGGTAACATTATGCGCTTTGGTTCCGAGGTTTCATCCTGGTTTTGGTAAATGAAGCCAAGATAAgtattatgactttttcttaATCAAACCAAACCACAATCTTCCCCTGACCTCAACCAAgtgctgtaaatgtgtttaaacatAAAGTAGAGTAATGATGTAGTCACCATAAGATCGCATATTTTTtcggaaaacaaaaaactctctCTCTGAACTTCCTTTACTACAGTGTCATCGTATTTACGTGATGCCAAATACTTAAATTAACAACGTACCATAGAAAAACATAATCCAGTCGAAATTTGACTTCGTTACAAGATGTTGTCTCTAGTGGTATAGAAACGTAATTTTTAGGAGACAGAAGTGCTCGTTTTGATCATAAAAATTAACTACACCACCGTCAATTCATGTACTATTGTTAAAGCCTTGTAGGGAGATTAGTGAAAGTCACATCAACAAATAAGCATTGATCACTTGAATGTACGTTTTTCCGCCACTAGAGGGAGCAACGAGCCATTGTTTTACTGTGTCTCTGCTGTTGGCTGTAACCACCGATCTTACAAAGAAGTCGTGTGGATTCTTGTCATCAATCATAGCatgtaaattatatttcatgACTGTGTCCCATAATCATGTTTGTATTCAATATACAATATGCAGTATTGTAGATCTCATCCTCTCATAAATTTGTCCTCACAGTGAATTTTATCCactgattttgatttattttttgaagcaCTGTCAATTAAACTTGAAATTCGAAACCAAACAGTTAAATTAAACGTGTTGAGAATAGAGCGgtcatgaatataaatgaatgttaaaTAATAGAACTTAAGAGCCTTGAGGTCATGATTGTATAAACATATGACATCAATTAACAATAGTCAGTCTTGACTGTGAACAGTTAACACACGTTGCTGCAGTTCCTTTGTTTAGACTTCACTGCCCCCAACAGCAATGATTACTTATCAAGAAagtagttttttaattttttatttgatcacaaaaaaaggaaagcagatTTTGTCTGCACATAAACCCTCGTTCCTTTGTCCAAAAATGCAGACTCGACGGTGTTCAAATGTTTCAGCATCTTTTCATATACTGCCGAGGTGCCATAAGGTCAAACATAATAAGAAGGATTGAACTGACAATTGTAGATTATCTTTAAAAACGTGTGGTGTTTGAGTTTATCGTATTAGTCCTGATGTTGCTGTCCTGAGATCCAGATGCAGGCTGTTCCAGACTCGAGGGGCAGTTTTGTAGAACCTGCAAAATTATATCAGTTTGACGTAGTTTAatctttgtattcatttttttttctttttaaatgagattTGGATATAAACATTAATGGTGTCAGGGCTATACAATGGGACGATAatgtaaattgaaaatgataCAGATTCATTTCGTCAGATAGCATTATTCTTAGGCCTATAacgagcatttttttttatgtataacTTGCATGGAGCTTGTTGACCTGTTGTCAAGGGGAGTTGAAGTCACCCAGGTCACTGTCCTCCTGACTGAGCCTCCTATAAATCAGAGCAGAAGTAAACGCGCCGCTGAAAAGTCACGGCGTGGAAGCGCTGCCCCTTTTCCTTGCATGCGCAATGGAGACCTGAACACTCAGCAGtgttgcgcgcacacacgtTTTCCTCCGCACCGATGAGTAACagcagcctggctctgtccactgtgctgcccCTCACAAGCTTTGGCAATGTGTTGATGTTTCTCTTCAGCGTGTTGCTCGCCGCCACCATCATTTTCCTCaacatgtctgtgtttctctccatcctgctgAACAGGGCGCTGCGCAGCCAGAACCGCTTCATGTACATGCTGAGCACCTGCCTCAGTGACATCTGCACCGGCGTGTCCTATTATTACGTCGGCGTCCTCGACGTGAAGGACAGCCTGGACTCGCCCACGAGAACCTATTACATCGTGCCCACGTTTCTGGGCCTGTCGTACATGGCCATCCTGGCCGCGCAGGCCGACAGGTACCACGCGGTGGTGTCACCGTTCAAATACTCGCAGCGCATGACCCGCAACAGAACCCTGGCGGTCATCTTCGCCTACTGGCTCTACGCGTTCTTCATCGTGGCGTTGAACAACCAGGTCACCGTCGGCGTGGCCAATCAGATCACGAGCATTGGCACGTTCATTGGCAACATAGGCACGGTGATCATAATGATCGGGCTGAACATTCGACTGTTCATCATAGCCAGGTTCCAGCTGGAGAGGGAGCCACAGTCCGCGGAGAGGGACAACAAGCGCTCGTCGGTGTATCTCATACTGCTGGTGGCCGCGTTCTTCTTGGCGACGTGGCTGCCCATCTTCGTTCACGTCATCGCCTGTAACTTCCTCGGTTCGGTGTGTTACACGTTTAAGAACGAAGGCACCGACCCCCTCCGCGTTTTGCCCCGAGTGAACGCCGGCCTGACCCCCGTTCTGTACATCTGCGGCTGCTCGCCGCTCCGAGTCACGCTGCTCGCCCAGGTGTGGAGACCCTGCTGTAGGCGCAGGTGAGAAGGTGCCGCTCCTCAGTGGCGCCCAAACGTGCCTTCCATGACTGTTacatctgtttgtttggttttcaccCGAGCCCAGAGTCACTTTACAGACGCTGCagaaaaatgtactttgttttttttttttaaatttggttaTCAGGGCACATGACAATAATCTGCATGCCCCCCCACCTCATGTTGACATATTGCAGCTGACTTTGTGGCACTGCATGGGCACAATTACGCACATCTTTTATgacttttgactgtttttgtattattatgcctttatatgttttactttttttgttagGTCGTATTTTAGATTATtgatctccctctctttttgtaTGTCATGAAACCACCAAGACAAATGCCTTTTTTTGATTCTTGCAATTGATCCACATGtattccccccctcctctctttcattctctccttaAGGCGTGTGTCCTGGACCACTCAGCCCCATTAGATACGCCGTGGCACTTCATTTAGAAGTTTCTAAGAAGATGGATGTCAACGTCAGTGTAGTTTTATTATGCCAAAATAACAAAACCGATTAAAATACATGCATGGGCTATTTagcagtgtgaatgtgaagtcCAGGCGTGTATTGgaagatgttggagatgtttcATCGTGCATGGTTTGCAGTGTTGTTCTCAAATCACAGTGAACGATTTTCAGATGTTATTCCACAAAGACCTGATGGACATCGGCCTACGAATGAACACGTATCATATATagtattttaatgtatttgttaTTCTTCAAACCACATTTTaactaaatacaaattaaaagtcGTCAAACTGAAACTGGAGTTCAGCTGATTGTCATTTCTGTCAGacatgttgattttattttaactatATTAACTATAACTATATTACTTCTTTTTTCGATTCTCTTCCGGAGCTTCCTCATTGGGAACAAATGGGAAACGTGTGTCGACTTGTTTTGATAAGCCTCCGacatattagttttttttaaaacaacttaaTATATGTCATTGAAATTTAGCAAGAGGGAACATGCAGATTAATTGGCCCTGACATTCACCGATTAATTACTGTTAATACATTTCCACATGACAGGCTACGATTAtcgtttatttattcatcaccaATATTTGCTTCATAGTCATCATACAGCTGTTCATACAGACCCACGTGCAGTGGGTCGATGCACCTCGACACCTGTACGCTGCTGCGGCGCGCCGAGGTTCCCCGCAGAGGATGCAGTTTCCGCGGCAACCACAGAGTGTCAGGAGCGCGCTTTGGCACGGCGCCACCATTTAGCCATCGATGGGATGTGAACCGGGAACATAAGCGAAGAAGGGAGATGGATCCTTCTGAGTTTCCTCGGGGCCTTGTAGTGCTGTGGGcaacactaataataatcatttataGCTTTTCACTCACTTGATGCCACCATTAGAGTAATGTCGTGGATACAGAGCCAATAAATGGTATGTGTTGGTCAAACCCAGTGTCCTTCCTTCTATTGGCTGAGGGCCGGTCTGGCTCATCTGTGCTAAGAGGCGGAGCCAACAGATCGCCACACTTCCGCACATCTGGTGCCCAGTTTCTGAaccacaactctctctctctctctctctctctctctctttgctgaTACCTGTAAATCATCCGTGAAGCCCGGAAGATATGAAATCTTGAAATCACCCCGGTCACCATCTGGACTGAAtatagtctttaaaaaaaacccaactaaaaTCTCAGTGAAGAGAAGATACATCATAAATGGAGAACATAAACTGctgcatttcatatttacagagTGGGGCCTGATACGATTGTTTCATTATCCCGTGGTACAAATtcttaatacattttctgtcatatACTCAATAATGCACTTTATTCAAACATGGCCTGTAGGTTTAGTATACTAACAcgtgtttttatcattttaaaggGGAAACTACAACCAGTTCCGGGtgtagtttcatattttttagtttttattattacatttaatcagAAGACGGGCCCTAAAACACATCCACTTACATCCActtatctatatatagatatatatagatatatatattgcaGCGCAGATCTGCATGGAGCGGTGTTTTGGCACCACGGTGGGTGCTGCTGGGAGAAGAAGGCCTGAACCACCgtctgagccccccccccctcctcctcctcaccccccctcctcctcctcctctctgttgtctttctctctccccctgccaTCTTGCAGGTAAAGTTGCCAGGGGTCCTGGGCTGAGAAAGTGGCCAAACCCTCCCACTGTGGGATGTTTCCTCTGCTGCACCCTGGGCTGGTTCCTATTCAAATGTGGGTCAGGGGTGAGGAAGCCTAACGTCATAAGCTTTGCAACATGGCGTCCCGACGGCTGTGAGATGAGCAGGAGGATGGTAAAGAACGCCTGAGAACGACCCTACCGATGTAAAAAGGTATTTACGAACggatctctcctctcctctccggcGGTGGACTGACAACGCGCCACGGCGCCGCGGTTATTGTCGGTTTTCTGCCCGCTTCGCCTTTTCTCCCTCCCGGCTGCTGCAGGGGTCGCAGAGGGGGTTTCGGTcggtggtgtttttttccacgGCGTGCCAACAAAAAGGGGCTCCGCCGGTGCCTGCTGTGGCCCCAGCAGCCTGCTTGGCGAGccgaggaccccccccccccccccccgcatgtGTCCGACTCGGTCGGCGCCCTCGTTCGATACCGAACAAGGAATCGCTCGCCaacgtttgtttgtgtttattttgacgtcgtgcgttttgtttttttttttgttttttttaaaagagagatgCCTCACTGGACCCGTGTGCACCATTTAATTACCAGGCTGGCAAAGCACATTAAAgcgacagacaaaaaaaaaaaggatccacGGACGGTTTTCGAAAGAAACACGGTTCCACACGTTGCGtcgttttctctccttttttttttcttccgtctcTTTCCGATGAGTTGAATGAATTGTTTGCCACGAGCCGTCAAACGCAACGAGGTGGACGTTTCCGTGTAAATCGATCGCTGTCACGTAACGATGCCGCGgacttttccctctctctcctcccaaaACGACAACAAATTACACGtaatgtgtttaaatgaatCCGGACGGATCATGTGGGTTTTTACGCACGGTGCGTTGCGCAATCCTCCTGATAATCATGGAGATGTTGCAGCAGATATAGTGTAATCTTCATTGTTTATATGTAGGTTAAGCCACCCTGGTCTTAGGTAGGgcttattaaaataatttaacagGATTGCTTTGCTGATTTACCTCCTGCGCACAACGTGCCCAGGTACTTGATGGCTTTAAAACGTTGCTTTGCCAACCTGAAGTGTATTGATGCAGGGACTGTACATGTGTCTTGACAGCCTATGGGTGGGCCACTGCTCTGCGCCGACCATCTTTGTGATCAGCTACAGTGTGGGTGTTACTTTACACACTGACCCACCAGTGCTGTCCCCTTTCACCGACACTGTTGCATGATATTGATTCACATATGTAAAGTACCACCCCAATTCACCGCAAAAGTCCCACAGTGCAACATGTATTTATCTGGCCAGCCACAAATCCCCCATGGCGGCTGCTGAAACAATGTATGTGATCAGGTGTGAAGGCAGCCCGGCCTCTCAGGTGATTAGAGTTGTTAAAAGTACCAAGGGGCATGGAGATAATAAGACACAGGAATGTCAGTAATGTGGTTTCCTTTGActggctgctgttttttttatttttttttataaattgtagTTCTGTGAAAACAATTCCAGTTTCAGGACAGCTCTGTTTTCACAGTGCTTAGCGTCAGCTACTCGATACACACAATGCTATTTCAATATAGGgactttatttgtattatttggtTAATGGAACTGGTGTGCTTGTTGTGTATGctagaaatgtgtgtgagtataGAAACGATACATTTTCCTGCCTGAATTTTAATGTGCGAGTCTTGATGCTTGAGGTAAAAACTTTTGACCTGCCAGAGGTCCTCCCTTGTCCGCCAACAGTTAGGCCCGTCTATAAAATGTGTGGTTGAAGTTGACTAGCCGCAGTTATTGTTCTCATCACGCATGACACAAACAGTTTTACGTTAGTCTTGTTTGATGCGTAACGACACAAAGTCAACAGTTTTAATCTTCATATTGAATACCTCCAGGGATTGTTGCCTGTCACAACTTTGGGATATTATTAAGATTAAATCTTATGTATTTTCACAATCCCTTATCCTGTTCAGGGTTGAAGTGTGCAGCAGCCTTTAATATGAAGATTAGAGGATTATATTTTGGCTGGTTACGTCCACCCAGAGGTGTAGTTGGAGCCAGCAGTGGCTCCGCCTTCCGGCCTAAAATTTGGCCAAACAATTTGCTGAAATGTGCTTTTCAACTTTTCTAAAGTATTTTGGAGGCTTTTCGTGATCCAAATGATGGTGACAATGCTGCATCTGTAACCGTACTAAACTTTGAAGACTTTCAGTGTGTCCTTCATGTGATCCCATTATTCTCAAGACGGTGTCTTTTGAAAGACCCCTACAGGTATGCAGAAGAGAATAGCGAGTATAGGGAGAATACTGACCTCTCCTTCACATTAAGCGTCAGATGCGCTGCAGGCTGGTATCTCTGCCGAAAACACCTaacagaagtgtgtgtgggggggcagACTCTGCCCAAAAGGTGTAATTTAGTGACTGTTGTCGTCTTATACCCACTATTTAATTGCCGAGCCTGTCTATCCGCATACTATGACTGTTGTCAAATAAACACGCGTACACACAGGTACATGTTGTAATAAGTGTCAAACATCAAGTCAACTGATCAGTGTGACTAGTTTCATTGATTATTATGGACTACATGGTGGGGCCTGCAGGGTAATTTGAGGCCCCTGTGTGTGCCTCATGATCCTCATGATCAGCCGGTTGGCCTTGCCTCACCCTActtctcccttcccctccccaaTACACACTTAGCATCCTGTGTACATTGTGATCGTGGCTTACAGTGGCGTGTGTGGGCGGCACAATGCAGTAAGACGGCTACTTAGGCTATATGTTCTGCTGACGTGTTGCACGAGGACTTATAGATTGCGTTAGGCCGGTGTATCTACGCGGACCTGTCTGTGCTGTCCTGCGCTGCCGGTCCTGGGGCAATTTAGTTTGTTCTgtggcccaaaaaaaagaaaagaaaaaaacctcctcaGGGCAGGGTTGTTGTTGATCTTTAAGAAGAAGACAGTCTGTGGAATGTAGTGCTGATAGCCAGAAGGTTATGCAGTGTGTAAAGGCTGGAGGAGGTTAGGGGAGGGGGTGGCAGCTCTGTAAAACCTCCGACCATACGGGATCTTTGCTTGCCCAACATGCCCTCTGTCCTGAAGCATTAGGCACCAGGTCATGTGGGTCTGCTGCTTTTGACGTTTTATCTCATCAACAGAGTTTGTTCTCTTAAGACAGAGGGCATTTTATTACACTAATCATTTGTCCGCTTGTTAGTGCAGTTGATTACTTCACTTTTAGTGAGCATacacagatggtgtgtgtgtgtgtgtgtgtgtgtgtgtgtgtgtgtgtgtgtgtgtgtgtgtgtgtgtgtgtgtgtgtgtgtgtgtgtgtgtgtgtgtgtgtgtgtgtgtgtgtgtgtgtgtgtgtgtgtgtgtgtgtgtgtgtgtgtgtgtgtgtgtgtgtgtcttgtcagatgcagctgcaaagaaaaatattcagaacCACTTTTTCCAAAGTTTATGTTTAAGATGGAAATTAAGTTGAtttaaatgtactttatttCTGCTGGATCAACCCCGTAAACACAtcattgactgactgactcactgactgactgactgacggatgGAGTTACACCATTGGTCGGTCGGCCGGCCGATTGTGGGAGTTTCCCAATCAGCCATTGCCATTTCAAAATGGTTTGGCTCAAATAGTTTCTGTTATGTCATTAGGGGGCATTGACAGGCAGTGGAGCCAAAAAAAGCACCCAGTTACAAATCGATCGACTCTTTGAACAAACCGTTGCTACTGTCACCAGTATTTTGGCACCAGCGCGAGGCCTTGCATTTCTTCCGTGGCACACTCGCTATGCATTTCATTCAATTGACCTCCCAACAGCTGGCGCAGACAGGAATGAGCTTCTAACTTCCTCTCTGAGTGATGTTTTTTAcgagttaaaaataaatgaattcacaACACAGTCGATGTCTGTTGTGGTGTGGTGATTTTGGTCAGATGATGTCGAGGTTATTgaatcagggttttttttttagcagtgcaGAGCAGCTGCTTGGAAATTGAGTGGAAGTGACTGCTGGTTAGCATGTTGTCTTAATAggcataaataataataattatttatgcCTGTTAGAAGAACACATGTTCCATTGtctgacaacaaaaacagaaaaacatctgaATGAGACGACTTTATTTAAATGCTGTGTATGTGAGCACAGACAGTAGGAGACGGACTAAGGATTGAAACCAGCTGATACCGGGCAGAAAAATagttaaagtatttttttaaggcAGGTACCATCAGTTTCCAACTACATCCTCAGTTTTGCACATTGGCCATACACGCTTCAGATATATCCCAGGTATTGATCCAGTCTTGTTTGGCTTCATCAGACTTCACACAATTGCCCACAACGGGAAAGTGAAAGCATGCTTTGGGATTTTTGTATACATTATAAAAAGTCTTTGTAGCCACTTTAAATATACGAAAAATGCTAGTTGCTGGTTTTCAGACATTGAATTTTAGCATCATACAAATGACGGCTGatctttttacacatttatagCAAACAGGTAATTATTTAGTTAGTTATCCATCAATCTGGCATTCTGCTTTGTCCTGTCTCTTTTGCAATGTTTTACTATGACTTTTTAACCATGACATTTAAATGGTCCATTGCCTGTAAGTGATGTCGGCTTGATTCAATGAGACTTGGCCACTGTTTGCAAATAGAGGTGAGGAGGCCTAGTGTACGCATGTTTCTGTATCAAGCATCGTCACAACATTACGAGCGCAGGAGG
It includes:
- the LOC118313924 gene encoding C5a anaphylatoxin chemotactic receptor 1-like, yielding MHLNATVLLSVDFNTPGDFLIFTFHILFATSAVLVAGSVAIGISATRSLRGQNRFIFMLNTSISDTLTGFSVYYLGLFDVQEGYPSRNGTFYILPSFLGVNVLTFLFAQIDRYFAVCHPFFYNRYITRCVVIGICAFCWTYTYCILTVQNMVPISKAAQINAFGVMTLQIIVVTKLLMTIKLYIIARNHLVREAPSADRENKKESLRIIVFVVICFLALWCPSFVNIIVRQLTRTGLRFRNEATNLFAIMARLNALVTPALYIWGSPALRGAVWATVWRRICPGRRARVGFTFDGVTNKL
- the LOC118314178 gene encoding sphingosine 1-phosphate receptor 3-like isoform X1, yielding MSNSSLALSTVLPLTSFGNVLMFLFSVLLAATIIFLNMSVFLSILLNRALRSQNRFMYMLSTCLSDICTGVSYYYVGVLDVKDSLDSPTRTYYIVPTFLGLSYMAILAAQADRYHAVVSPFKYSQRMTRNRTLAVIFAYWLYAFFIVALNNQVTVGVANQITSIGTFIGNIGTVIIMIGLNIRLFIIARFQLEREPQSAERDNKRSSVYLILLVAAFFLATWLPIFVHVIACNFLGSVCYTFKNEGTDPLRVLPRVNAGLTPVLYICGCSPLRVTLLAQVWRPCCRRRRVSWTTQPH
- the LOC118314178 gene encoding uncharacterized protein LOC118314178 isoform X2 produces the protein MYMLSTCLSDICTGVSYYYVGVLDVKDSLDSPTRTYYIVPTFLGLSYMAILAAQADRYHAVVSPFKYSQRMTRNRTLAVIFAYWLYAFFIVALNNQVTVGVANQITSIGTFIGNIGTVIIMIGLNIRLFIIARFQLEREPQSAERDNKRSSVYLILLVAAFFLATWLPIFVHVIACNFLGSVCYTFKNEGTDPLRVLPRVNAGLTPVLYICGCSPLRVTLLAQVWRPCCRRRRVSWTTQPH